The genomic segment GAGGGCGTTGAATTCCGCGGAATCCCTCGCCACGGTTACGGCGGCCTGCTTGTCATAGGCTGCTTGAACCCAGGCGTCCTCGCGCATCTTGAATGTCCGGTCTCCGGCCCGCTTATCTTCAATAGTGCCAGGCACGCCGGAAGGCGCGGGAGGCTTGGACGGCGGCGTTTCGGCGCCTTCGGAAGCAGCCAATGCCGGGGCAAGCTCGGGTGCCGGAGGCGTGGTCTCGGCGGCTGTTGCCGGGGGTGCCGCGCCGGCCTCGAGACCGACGGTCTTGGTTTCGTCAAGCTCCACCTGGCCAGCCGTTTCTGCAGGCGGTTCCGCAGGCGTCGTGCCGCTCTCGGTTTCAGTATCAGACAGTTTCTCCCCAAGCTGAAGGGCATCTCCCGTGGATTGCCCGCCCGCGCTGCCTTGCGTCTGGCCGGCCGGCCCGTCTTCCGCACGACCTTCTTGAGTCTCCCCGGCCACCCTTACCCGCTGCGCCGGGGGCGCCGGCGATGCGGGCGCTGGAGAAGGCGCAGGCAAGGCGTCTGTCCTGCGGGCCCTGTCGGCAATCATCTCCCGCGGCTCATGCGCTTCATCGAGCGGCCTGCCAGCACTCGCCGCCTCTTCTTTGGAGACCGCCCCTTTCGCAGCGCCTGCCGGGGCCTGCTCCAGGCGTGACACATTGAATGTACTTGATTTCGGGAACTGCAGGACGACCAGCCCCAAGATAAGAACCACCGCTGCCGCTGCGGCGAGCAATGGCCATGCGGGCCGGCGGCTCAAGCGCGAAGGGCCAAACGAGACCGGGCGGGCCTTGCGGCCGGTTTCGATCCGCACCGACAGCTCTTCCGGGGCTTCATATCGCGGCATTTCGCGAAACAGGCCGTTCATCTGCCTCAACGCATGCCATTCGCGGGCCACGCTGGGGTTTGCTTCAATGAGCGCCTCGAGCTCACGGCGCTCCTCGTCGGAAAGTTCGCCGTCGAGCAGGGCAGACAGTTTCTCGTCCAATTGCTCCTTATCCATTACTCGGCCTCAAGAATAGAAAGTTCGCGGAGACGTTGCCGCAACCGCTTCCGCGCCTGATTCAAGCGCGATTTCACCGTGCCGGGAGGGCAGTTCATGACTTCGGCAATTTCCTCGTACGTAAGGTCGTCAAAGGTCCGCAACACAAACGGAAGACGGTAGTGTTCGGGCAGGTCATCGAGACACCGTTGAAGGACCTCTTCCATTTCATGTTCCATGGCTTCCGTTCCCGGATTTCTTTTCGACGCGGCCGCCGCATCTGCAACGGCGGGCGCGGTCTCCTGCAAGGCATCGAGGGAGGTGCCCTTGTCCCGTCCTCTGCGCGAGCCGTCCCGAAGCCTGTTGCGCGCGAGGTTTGCCGCAATGCTGTACAGCCACGTATACACCTGCGCATCGCCTCGATAGCTCTCGAGCGACCGGTACGCCCGCAAGAAGGTCTCCTGGCAGATGTCGAGGGCATCTTCACGGCTGCCCAGATACCGCATTGCCACATTGTAAAGTCTTGTTTTGTAACGATTTACAATTATGCCAAAAGCGTTTGGGTCGCCGTGGCGGCATTGCTCGACCACCTCGCGGTCGGATATCGTGCCGGCTTCTTGCGAATTCACCACTGCTTAACTGACGAGCTGCGGAACCTGCGGTTTCGCGGCTCACTCCTTATGACACCAAACGGTTCTCGTAGTTCGCCCATACCCTTGGGCAAGCCCATTCTATCACGGGCTGTCACATGAATAACCAGGGCGTGTGCATAGGGGCAATCCCAGAGGCTTGCCGCCCGATGCGCCATGGTGCAGTTGACTCAGCCGAATACTTATGGCTACAATCCTGCGGCGTCAGCCTTCGAAAGATGTTCATGAGGTTCAATCAACGGCAACAGGAGTCGGAAAGGGGAAACAAGGTGCGTAAATCAATCGTTATCGCAATGACAGTCATGATGGCGGCCGTATTGGTCGCGGGTTGCACGACGGGTTCGGGCGCAAGCGACAAGGATCAGATTGCCGGTGTGCTGAACGAGTGGAAGGCCGGTTTCGAAGCGGGCAGTATTGACGCGATTATGGCGCCGGTTTCCGAGTCGTTCACTCACTACGAGTGGACCAACAAGGCCGCGCTGCAGGCCTTTGTCAAGGGTGCTCTGGACCAAGGCGAACTGAACAACGCGGAAATCGATCTGCAGTATGCCGAGTACAAGAAGAACGACGACGGGACGTGGACGGTTTATCCGATCGAGTTGACGGCCGTTTTCGGCAGCGCCACGATTGAAGGGACCTTCAAGCAGGAAGAGAGCGGGTGGAAGATCGTCGGCATCGAGGTGGAAGGCATCTAACGCCAGCCCGGGCCGCAAGCCGCACATAGCAAGCAGGCGTCTCCGCACATTCCGGGGGCGCCTGTTCTATTTCTGCCCGTCACCCTGAACGCTATTCTTCGCGAGTCTTGGACCGGCGCAGGTCATCGACAAGGCCCGGCCCGTTCGGTTTCCGGCGGGCGACGACGAAGAAACAGTCCCCAATACGCGAATTGAAGCGAAAGGCCATACCTCGGAGCCACCGTTTCAGGCGGCCTACGGGGGGGTTGTGCATGCCGTAGAGACGCTCCTCGGTGATGAACCAGCGCGCAAGCATCACCTCGATCTCTTCCGCCGTGTAGAACAGGGAGCAGTATTCCATCAACGCCTTGTTCTCGAGCGCGTTGTACTGGTTGAACCACCGGAACGGGTTTTCGCCCCACAACGCATCAAGACGCCGTCCCAGAGCCACGGCGTTGGGGGTTTCCACGATCAGAATGCCGCCCGGACGCATGACCCGCGCGATCTCCGCGATAATATGGCTGGGATTGTAAAGGTGCTCGATCACCGAGGCGAAGAGGACGATGTCGAAAAAGCTGTCATCGTAAGGGAGGGCCTGCACGTCTACGTTGCATACTTGTGCCTCGATGCCACTTTTCCGGAGACGATCAATGTCTGTTGCCAGGTCTACCGTGTGGAACTCGTCCACATACTTTGCCTTGATCTCCGAGACGATCTCGGCCACATCGCCGCCTCCTCCGATGTCGAGGCACCTTTCCTGGCGCTCCGGAGCGTGTCTGGCCAGCAGTGCAAGCAGTTGTTGGTGGCGCACATGATGAAAACGGCGGTAATCTTCGCGTGTCTTATGCATC from the Candidatus Hydrogenedentota bacterium genome contains:
- a CDS encoding methyltransferase domain-containing protein; the protein is MHKTREDYRRFHHVRHQQLLALLARHAPERQERCLDIGGGGDVAEIVSEIKAKYVDEFHTVDLATDIDRLRKSGIEAQVCNVDVQALPYDDSFFDIVLFASVIEHLYNPSHIIAEIARVMRPGGILIVETPNAVALGRRLDALWGENPFRWFNQYNALENKALMEYCSLFYTAEEIEVMLARWFITEERLYGMHNPPVGRLKRWLRGMAFRFNSRIGDCFFVVARRKPNGPGLVDDLRRSKTREE
- a CDS encoding sigma-70 family RNA polymerase sigma factor, whose amino-acid sequence is MNSQEAGTISDREVVEQCRHGDPNAFGIIVNRYKTRLYNVAMRYLGSREDALDICQETFLRAYRSLESYRGDAQVYTWLYSIAANLARNRLRDGSRRGRDKGTSLDALQETAPAVADAAAASKRNPGTEAMEHEMEEVLQRCLDDLPEHYRLPFVLRTFDDLTYEEIAEVMNCPPGTVKSRLNQARKRLRQRLRELSILEAE